One genomic region from Spirosoma sp. KCTC 42546 encodes:
- a CDS encoding SDR family NAD(P)-dependent oxidoreductase, translating to MSTFTNQIAFITGAGSGIGRVTALAFANAGATVVVAEINEQNGRETTKQIQQQGGRALFIPCDVSNPDQIEKAVRQTVDVFGRLDIGINNAGIGGKFGRLLDQTKQDFDQIMAINVGGVFYGMQAQIRQMLTQKVNSHPVGDHPVGGKIVNVSSIAGVRGMPMGAPYSASKHAVIGLTKTAALEYVRHHIRINAVCPVYTHSPMVDELIGTAPGMEERMRRMVPMGRFGQPEEVAQAILWLCSDDNAFVTGQALQIDGGLTAG from the coding sequence ATGTCTACGTTTACGAATCAGATTGCCTTCATCACCGGTGCTGGCTCAGGCATTGGCCGGGTAACCGCACTGGCATTCGCCAACGCAGGTGCGACTGTTGTTGTCGCTGAAATTAACGAACAAAATGGCCGGGAAACTACTAAGCAAATTCAGCAGCAGGGTGGTAGGGCGCTGTTCATTCCTTGCGATGTTTCTAATCCAGATCAGATAGAAAAAGCTGTAAGGCAAACTGTGGATGTGTTTGGTCGTTTGGATATCGGTATCAACAATGCGGGTATTGGGGGTAAGTTTGGCCGATTACTCGATCAGACAAAGCAGGATTTCGATCAGATAATGGCTATAAACGTTGGCGGTGTATTCTATGGCATGCAGGCCCAGATTCGTCAGATGCTCACTCAAAAGGTTAATAGCCATCCAGTCGGGGACCATCCAGTCGGGGGTAAAATTGTGAATGTATCAAGCATTGCAGGGGTGCGGGGTATGCCTATGGGGGCACCCTACAGTGCTTCTAAACATGCCGTTATTGGATTGACGAAAACAGCTGCGCTGGAATATGTACGGCATCATATCCGAATCAATGCCGTTTGCCCTGTATATACGCACTCACCAATGGTCGATGAATTGATTGGTACTGCACCTGGCATGGAAGAGCGAATGCGCCGGATGGTGCCTATGGGCCGTTTTGGGCAACCCGAAGAAGTTGCTCAGGCCATTCTATGGCTTTGCTCAGACGACAATGCTTTTGTTACTGGGCAGGCTCTTCAGATAGATGGCGGGTTAACGGCCGGGTAA
- a CDS encoding nitrilase-related carbon-nitrogen hydrolase — MAINRRKYTVILLIGLALCYGLFGLWTIWFFGGQDKPAKSSKANTQIRSFEQFGTRSDRGNLLGIQPWMEPADYRTGLTFREKLAGYLKTAKDSGLVIPQKTIVILPEYIGTWLVVMNEPERVYSASTIQQGLTAMVVSHPINFWNAYQTAPDSVGDKTKYGLFAMKARQMAYEYQLTFDMLAAQFEVTIVAGSILLTNPSVENGKLVVGEGPLYNVSAVFRPDGKLDPQLIKKVYPIADELPFVCPTNPADVPVFDTPVGRLGVLVCADSWNSPVYKTLKQKGATLLAVPSYSAGNGVWKRIWQGYSGTPTPADARADVGKLTEGQAWLAHAMAGRAIPEAGIIKGMNVFLRGQLWDLGSDGTTIILSGTAPAKTARVINGAAINCLWL, encoded by the coding sequence ATGGCAATCAATCGTAGAAAATACACGGTTATTCTGCTAATAGGCCTGGCTCTATGCTACGGGTTGTTCGGCTTATGGACTATATGGTTCTTTGGTGGCCAGGATAAGCCCGCAAAATCCTCAAAAGCGAATACGCAAATCCGCTCATTCGAGCAATTCGGCACTCGATCAGATCGTGGGAATCTGTTAGGGATTCAGCCCTGGATGGAGCCCGCCGATTATCGTACAGGGTTGACTTTCCGCGAAAAATTAGCCGGGTATTTGAAAACTGCGAAAGACAGTGGGCTGGTCATACCTCAAAAAACCATTGTCATCCTGCCCGAATATATTGGCACCTGGCTAGTGGTTATGAATGAACCTGAGCGGGTATACAGTGCCTCCACCATTCAGCAGGGATTAACGGCAATGGTCGTTAGCCATCCCATCAATTTTTGGAATGCCTACCAAACGGCCCCCGACAGTGTGGGTGATAAAACAAAGTATGGTCTCTTCGCCATGAAAGCCCGGCAAATGGCCTACGAGTATCAGCTCACCTTCGATATGCTGGCAGCACAATTTGAGGTAACAATCGTGGCTGGTTCTATTCTATTGACCAATCCATCCGTTGAAAATGGGAAATTGGTTGTAGGCGAAGGCCCTCTCTATAATGTCTCTGCGGTGTTTCGTCCGGATGGCAAACTAGATCCGCAACTTATTAAAAAGGTCTACCCCATTGCCGATGAACTCCCGTTTGTCTGTCCGACCAATCCGGCAGACGTTCCTGTTTTCGATACGCCAGTTGGTCGGTTAGGTGTATTGGTCTGCGCAGACTCCTGGAATTCTCCCGTGTATAAAACACTAAAGCAAAAAGGGGCTACCCTGTTAGCGGTTCCCTCCTACTCAGCCGGCAATGGAGTCTGGAAAAGAATCTGGCAGGGGTACAGTGGCACACCAACCCCAGCGGATGCCCGTGCAGATGTTGGTAAACTAACCGAAGGACAAGCCTGGCTCGCTCATGCTATGGCCGGGCGAGCTATCCCCGAAGCGGGTATCATAAAAGGGATGAACGTATTTCTGCGGGGGCAACTTTGGGACTTAGGTTCCGATGGCACAACGATCATTTTATCTGGTACAGCTCCAGCAAAAACGGCGCGCGTTATTAACGGAGCTGCCATAAACTGCTTATGGCTATGA
- a CDS encoding ferritin-like domain-containing protein, translating to MENVTNRPETTSSAAASRRSFLRVAGAAAVTGGLLTACSHADESSVTPNGSARAAGPTISLPTGDVGILAFAYVLEQLEAAFYEMVLAKPYPNMSSSDMALWSDIRGHEIIHRALFKAAVGAGTAANVPDLTFNFSSIDFNNRADVLSNAEAFEKTGVGAYNGAGKYIKDAGYLTLAGKIVSVETRHHSILRELQYPYSDAFAGPTIVTSDTGLHLAYEPTFVLPIAQKYINETLDASALVKSLTPA from the coding sequence ATGGAAAACGTTACTAATCGACCCGAAACGACATCTTCGGCTGCAGCTAGCCGCCGGTCGTTTCTGCGAGTAGCGGGTGCTGCTGCTGTAACAGGCGGTTTGCTGACAGCTTGCTCCCATGCGGACGAATCTTCTGTCACACCCAATGGTAGTGCCCGCGCTGCTGGCCCAACCATTTCATTACCTACTGGTGATGTTGGTATCCTTGCCTTTGCATACGTATTGGAACAGCTCGAAGCTGCCTTCTACGAAATGGTTCTCGCAAAACCTTACCCAAATATGTCTTCGTCGGATATGGCCTTGTGGAGCGATATCCGTGGCCATGAAATTATTCACCGTGCGCTTTTCAAAGCAGCTGTGGGTGCCGGAACAGCCGCTAACGTTCCAGATCTGACCTTCAACTTCTCAAGTATCGACTTCAACAACCGTGCAGACGTACTTTCGAATGCAGAAGCTTTCGAAAAAACAGGCGTAGGTGCTTACAACGGTGCGGGTAAATACATTAAAGATGCAGGTTATCTGACATTGGCTGGTAAGATTGTATCGGTTGAAACTCGTCACCACTCAATTCTTCGCGAATTGCAGTATCCTTATTCAGACGCGTTTGCTGGCCCAACTATCGTTACCAGCGATACAGGCCTGCATCTTGCTTACGAGCCAACGTTTGTACTGCCTATCGCACAGAAATATATTAATGAAACCCTGGATGCAAGCGCATTAGTAAAAAGCCTGACACCAGCATAA
- a CDS encoding ferritin-like domain-containing protein codes for MNLQNLFSEIEKVDGEIFDRLAHVSRRSLFSSLTKKTIAVAAPAIMASALTKSYGQSSALPQGVKDVLNFALALEYLEFTFYDYGHNLAMIPNNYKPAFELIRQHEQVHVRLLKSVLGSEAIPMPKFDFSAKGTFMDTFTNFATFSAIAQTFEDTGVRAYKGQAPNLQAAPAILQVALQIHATEAAHAANVRYMRGQKGWITGGTAAMQGLPSVVDGSYKGEENTVQAGVDLASALAGDSRITPAMVMQAFDEPLTKEQVLPLVAPFFA; via the coding sequence ATGAACTTACAAAACTTATTTAGCGAAATTGAGAAGGTGGATGGCGAAATATTTGATCGCTTAGCACACGTCTCACGCCGGAGCTTATTTAGCTCTCTGACCAAAAAAACGATTGCCGTGGCTGCTCCAGCCATTATGGCATCTGCCCTGACCAAATCTTATGGGCAGTCTAGTGCACTACCACAAGGCGTAAAAGACGTTCTTAACTTTGCGCTCGCATTAGAGTACCTAGAGTTCACTTTTTATGATTACGGTCATAACCTGGCGATGATTCCCAATAATTATAAGCCAGCATTTGAATTAATTCGGCAGCATGAACAAGTACACGTTCGGTTGCTGAAGTCGGTACTAGGCTCAGAAGCAATCCCAATGCCTAAGTTCGATTTCTCGGCCAAAGGTACGTTTATGGATACATTTACCAACTTCGCAACGTTCTCGGCTATTGCCCAAACGTTTGAAGATACAGGCGTTCGCGCTTACAAAGGTCAGGCTCCTAATCTACAGGCTGCCCCAGCTATATTGCAGGTGGCTTTACAAATTCACGCTACCGAAGCTGCTCACGCAGCTAACGTACGCTATATGCGTGGCCAAAAAGGCTGGATCACAGGTGGTACTGCTGCAATGCAAGGCCTTCCATCGGTTGTTGACGGCAGTTATAAAGGTGAAGAAAACACCGTGCAAGCGGGTGTTGACTTAGCTTCTGCACTGGCTGGCGATAGCCGGATTACTCCGGCTATGGTTATGCAGGCGTTTGATGAGCCGCTAACAAAAGAACAGGTTCTGCCTTTGGTTGCACCTTTCTTTGCCTAA
- a CDS encoding PfkB family carbohydrate kinase, which produces MSLVTVGSVAFDALETPFGKTDKIIGGAATYITLSASYFTKENNLVAVVGDDFPQSMIEDLNQHGINTEGLEIRKGEKTFFWSGKYHNDMNSRDTVEVQLNVMENFDPIIPDSYQDCQYLMLGNTAPAIQQMVIERLHNRPKLIVLDTMNLWIEIANPDLMSLLKLVDVLVVNDEEARQLTHEYSLVRAAAKIRAMGPQTVIIKKGEHGALLFSEGQIFFAPALPLEEVFDPTGAGDTFAGGFIGYLAKTDDISFDNMKRAIIYGSAMASFCVEKFGAERIMNLTQDEIQARVSEFVTLSAFGLL; this is translated from the coding sequence ATGAGCCTAGTTACTGTTGGTTCCGTAGCGTTCGACGCCCTGGAAACCCCGTTCGGCAAGACCGACAAAATCATCGGCGGAGCCGCCACTTACATCACCCTGTCAGCCTCGTACTTTACGAAAGAAAATAATTTGGTTGCTGTGGTGGGCGACGATTTCCCGCAGAGCATGATTGAGGATCTCAATCAGCACGGAATCAATACGGAAGGTTTAGAAATTCGGAAAGGAGAGAAGACCTTTTTCTGGTCGGGGAAATACCACAATGACATGAACAGCCGCGATACCGTGGAAGTCCAGCTGAACGTAATGGAGAATTTTGATCCGATCATTCCCGATTCGTATCAGGATTGCCAATACCTGATGTTAGGAAATACCGCTCCGGCAATTCAGCAGATGGTTATTGAACGGTTGCATAATCGCCCAAAGCTCATTGTGCTCGATACCATGAATCTTTGGATCGAAATTGCCAACCCAGACCTAATGAGCTTACTCAAATTAGTTGATGTACTGGTAGTAAACGATGAAGAAGCCCGCCAGCTAACGCATGAGTACTCGCTGGTACGCGCTGCGGCTAAAATCCGGGCGATGGGTCCGCAAACTGTAATCATCAAAAAAGGGGAACATGGTGCTCTTCTGTTTAGCGAAGGGCAGATTTTCTTCGCCCCAGCATTGCCGCTTGAAGAAGTATTCGATCCGACCGGTGCGGGCGATACGTTTGCGGGGGGCTTCATTGGCTACTTAGCCAAAACCGACGATATTTCGTTTGATAACATGAAGCGGGCTATTATTTATGGATCAGCCATGGCTTCATTCTGCGTGGAGAAATTTGGTGCTGAGCGGATTATGAATTTGACTCAGGATGAAATTCAGGCGCGGGTAAGTGAGTTTGTGACGCTATCTGCTTTTGGATTACTTTAA